A single window of Aspergillus oryzae RIB40 DNA, chromosome 8 DNA harbors:
- a CDS encoding uncharacterized protein (predicted protein): MSPLSFAVSFFYLYITGSVFFDTAHYLLHQWSKSQWRFLRWLSWCHQFHHLYYNRSLKFNNRYLRQNAWISLPLEMLSKILGSVLGWFLARSLITDNNGDPDTTPLILVSAFEFIRTMVVIAMSGRDSNHIAFDTVPKDRSWLFVGPEFHALHHVYPDRYMGSMVKLFDWVAGTAYFVRNKRVVLTGGSGAFGRAIEKQLLAEGVKDVRKIGFGKDWTHQDFSRVGPILEDADILILSHGTKGLDAMDSNCNSTIRFIELFLQQQAAGEGRASKTVPEIWYVGSEIEIHPAWGIPEMQRYSASKRAFMPYARALYDDPRVIYRHIVPAAFESQMGKAIVSPDWAARVAMWWIRRGACYVPVTYTGLAYLNFFKFQYLVRPDMSRGSKAKST, encoded by the coding sequence ATGTCTCCGCTTTCATTTGCCGTGTCGTTCTTCTACCTCTACATAACCGGCTCGGTTTTCTTCGATACGGCCCATTACCTCCTCCACCAGTGGTCGAAGTCACAATGGCGGTTCTTGCGATGGCTGTCTTGGTGTCACCAATTCCACCATCTCTACTATAACCGCTCCCTGAAGTTCAATAATCGATACTTACGGCAGAATGCATGGATTTCGTTGCCATTGGAGATGCTCAGCAAAATCCTAGGAAGCGTCCTCGGCTGGTTCCTCGCCCGTAGCTTAATCACAGATAATAACGGAGATCCCGACACCACGCCGCTTATCTTGGTATCCGCCTTCGAATTTATAAGAACGATGGTAGTTATTGCCATGAGCGGCCGAGACTCGAACCACATCGCCTTCGACACAGTGCCCAAAGACCGCAGCTGGCTTTTCGTCGGCCCCGAGTTTCACGCCCTCCATCACGTTTATCCCGATCGGTACATGGGTTCGATGGTCAAACTCTTCGACTGGGTAGCAGGCACCGCATACTTCGTCCGAAACAAAAGGGTAGTCCTCACAGGCGGATCGGGCGCCTTCGGACGCGCAATTGAGAAACAACTACTGGCAGAAGGGGTGAAAGACGTCCGGAAAATAGGGTTCGGGAAAGATTGGACACATCAAGATTTCTCGCGTGTTGGTCCAATTCTCGAAGACGCCGATATCCTCATACTGTCGCATGGCACCAAGGGTCTAGATGCCATGGATTCCAATTGCAATTCGACCATTCGTTTCATCGAGTTATTCCTACAACAGCAAGCAGCCGGGGAAGGACGGGCGAGTAAGACAGTCCCGGAGATATGGTACGTCGGCAGTGAGATCGAGATACATCCTGCTTGGGGTATTCCCGAGATGCAACGATACTCCGCGTCCAAGCGCGCGTTTATGCCCTACGCTCGTGCTCTATACGATGATCCACGCGTTATTTACCGGCATATTGTGCCTGCTGCCTTCGAGTCGCAGATGGGTAAGGCTATTGTGTCGCCGGACTGGGCGGCGCGTGTGGCTATGTGGTGGATTCGGCGTGGAGCGTGCTATGTCCCTGTTACTTATACTGGGCTTGCTTATTTGAACTTCTTCAAGTTCCAATACCTTGTTCGGCCGGATATGAGCCGCGGGTCGAAGGCAAAGTCAACATGA
- a CDS encoding uncharacterized protein (predicted protein), translating to MRNQDEITDAVTGHEADRNSTRKEKIEWPDSPASEVSFSHGKITKTVDDVEQRIIEAGEIKYHRVGWVQLTVLLIVEAIALGALSIPSAFATLGMVAGVICTVGIGMLAIYTSYIIGELKLAHPSIRHYGDVGTLMAGRFGYEAFTVMLILSCVFVTGSHCLTGTIAFRHITGSDICSLLFGGVSAIILLLLSIPSSFADVAWLGYVDFASIIAAIGITIIATGIKSSNTPGGLSAVNWSPVPQGNPNFAEGFIAISNIIFAYSFATTQFSFMDEMHTPKDYKKSIWALGLLQIAIYTITGATIYAFVGPDVESPALLSAGPLVSKVAFGIALPVIFISGSINTIVAGRLIHQRIYSNSITRYINTTGGWITWLTLITVITVIAWVIAEAIPFFSDLLSIISSLFTSGFSFYLPPVMWFMFLRKGKWYSKENLLRSVVNALVFLFGVAVLVCGLYASIQDIRNNYRTGKVHGAFTCGPV from the exons ATGAGGAACCAGGACGAGATCACGGATGCTGTCACAGGCCATGAGGCAGACCGCAACAGCACACGCAAGGAAAAGATCGAGTGGCCAGACTCTCCCGCCTCTGAAGTTTCGTTTTCCCATGGCAAGATCACTAAGACagtggatgatgtcgaaCAACGCATCATCGAGGCCGGTGAAATAAAATACCATCGGGTTGGATGGGTACAACTCACAGTCCTATTGATCGTCGAAGCGATTGCATTAGGTGCCCTGTCAATTCCGTCGGCCTTTGCCACCCTTGGAATGGTAGCTGGTGTGATATGCACGGTTGGGATTGGTATGCTTGCGATATACACGTCCTACATCATTGGGGAACTGAAACTGGCCCATCCATCCATACGACATTATGGTGATGTTGGGACTTTAATGGCAGGACGTTTTGGATATGAAGCATTCACAGTCATGCTCATCTTGTCATGCGTTTTTGTAACAGGGTCGCATTGCTTAACCGGCACCATCGCCTTTCGTCACATTACTGGAAGCGATATTTGCTCTCTTCTGTTTGGCGGCGTCTCCGCCATCatcctgctgttgctgtcaATTCCCTCGTCTTTTGCCGATGTGGCCTGGCTTGGATATGTCGACTTCGCATCCATCATTGCCGCAATTGGTATTACTATCATTGCGACGGGAATCAAATCTTCGAATACCCCCGGTGGACTGTCAGCAGTGAACTGGTCCCCGGTACCCCAAGGAAATCCGAATTTTGCCGAAGGTTTCATAGCCATTAGCAACATCATATTTGCCTATTCTTTCGCCACCACCCAATTTTCCTTCATGGATGAAATGCATACCCCCAAGGACTATAAGAAGTCAATCTGGGCGCTCGGCCTCTTGCAAATAGCGATCTATACTATTACGGGCGCGACCATCTATGCCTTCGTCGGACCGGACGTCGAGTCTCCCGCGCTTCTATCGGCCGGCCCGCTAGTTAGCAAGGTTGCATTTGGTATAGCACTTCCGGTTATTTTTATCTCGGGCTCGATCAACACAATTGTCGCCGGTCGCTTAATCCATCAACGGATATATAGCAACAGTATCACCAGATATATTAATACGACTGGGGGTTGGATTACGTGGCTTACTCTTATCACCGTCATTACGGTAATAGCATGGGTCATCGCTGAAgccatccctttcttttcagaCCTGTTATCCATCATTTCATCTCTTTTCACGTCTGGGTTCTCTTTCTACTTGCCTCCAGTGATGTGGTTCATGTTCCTCCGTAAGGGGAAATGGTACTCCAAGGAGAACCTACTTCGCAGTGTTGTCAACGCATTAgttttcctcttcggcgTGGCTGTCTTGGTTTGTGGCCTATATGCCAGTATTCAGGATATA AGGAATAACTACCGAACCGGCAAGGTCCATGGTGCATTCACCTGTGGTCCTGTATAG
- a CDS encoding uncharacterized protein (NAD-dependent aldehyde dehydrogenases) yields MEAGRYIWIAKSSRLDLECRFSILCLAKDQGTAHSGLICTLSPSTNTVVYERGETTTPEAENRKEIVTKALGLIQERKQSLGEELTVQMGRPIAFGAKEVETMQKRADYLLKIAEDALQPIPGQSEAGFRRWIEKEPVGRILIIFAWNFPYLIIVNSLIPALLARNPVILKPSPQAPLVGDRIKEIFDEAGLPPAVLQVIHSGSTKVLKEFNINLVTFTGSTQGGRWIREATASRFVPVSLELGGNDPAYVRPDADIRYVAEQLLDGAVFNAGQRCCAVERVYVHTDIHDAFVAEVQKELAQYKPGDLSGKTVNVGPVISRAAQKSANSQIQDALAKGAVNSTSRNPTFTSAPREGNYVVPTELTQVNHDMVVMKEETFGPVLPIMRVSSDEEAVQLMNDSDYGLTASVWTQDLATGERLLKLLDAGTVFINRCDYPNPVSIPALHTNLSEVANHRIQDLAWTGWKNSGMGHTLVPKAFDPFVKLKS; encoded by the exons ATGGAGGCTGGAAGATATATTTGGATAGCTAAGAGCAGTCGCTTGGACCTAGAATGTCGATTTAGCATATTATGCCTTGCAAAAGATCAGGGTACAGCGCATTCCGGATTGATATGCACCCTTTCCCCATCAACAAACACGGTCGTCTACGAGAGAGGTGAaaccaccacccccgaaGCGGAGAAT CGAAAGGAGATCGTAACCAAAGCGTTAGGCCTGATTCAGGAACGCAAGCAGAGTCTCGGAGAGGAATTGACCGTTCAGATGGGCCGGCCAATTGCGTTTGGCGCGAAGGAGGTAGAAACGATGCAAAAGCGCGCTGACTACCTCTTGAAGATAGCCGAGGACGCTCTCCAGCCAATACCAGGACAGTCAGAAGCGGGCTTCAGACGCTGGATAGAAAAGGAACCTGTCGGGCGGATCCTAATTATCTTTGCTTGGAAT TTCCCTTACTTGATCATAGTCAATTCCTTAATCCCCGCCTTGCTCGCCAGAAATCCAGTTATATTGAAACCATCGCCGCAGGCTCCATTGGTGGGCGACCGCATCAAGGAGATCTTTGACGAAGCTGGACTGCCTCCCGCTGTCCTGCAGGTCATCCATTCGGGAAGTACGAAAGTCTTGAAAGAGTTTA ACATAAATCTGGTTACCTTCACTGGCTCAACACAAGGCGGTCGCTGGATACGTGAAGCGACCGCGAGCCGCTTCGTTCCAGTTAGTCTAGAGCTCGGTGGGAACGACCCTGCGTACGTGAGACCGGACGCAGATATACGATATGTTGCGGAGCAATTGCTGGATGGCGCAGTCTTCAATGCAGGTCAACGCTGCTGCGCCGTTGAGCGTGTTTACGTGCACACCGACATCCATGACGCTTTTGTAGCAGAGGTACAAAAGGAGTTGGCCCA ATATAAACCTGGAGATCTCAGCGGTAAGACAGTCAACGTCGGCCCAGTAATCTCACGCGCGGCTCAGAAGTCGGCTAACTCCCAGATCCAAGATGCGTTAGCCAAGGGTGCCGTCAATTCTACGTCTCGTAATCCGACCTTTACCAGCGCACCGCGAGAGGGTAACTACGTGGTGCCTACGGAATTAACACAGGTGAACCACGATATGGTCGTCATGAAGGAGGAAACATTTGGACCCGTGCTCCCTATTATGCGAGTATCCTCGGACGAGGAAGCGGTGCAATTGATGAACGACAGCGACTACGGCCTGACTGCCAGTGTGTGGACTCAAGATCTAGCAACTGGTGAAAGGCTCCTCAAGCTGCTTGATGCCGGAACAGTGTTTATTAACCGCTGCGATTATCCGAACCCTGTCAGTATACCTGCACTTCATACGAATCTTAGTGAAGTCGCTAACCACCGCATACAGGATTTGGCCTGGACCGGGTGGAAGAACTCCGGGATGGGACACACTCTAGTACCAAAGGCATTCGATCCGTTTGTTAAGTTGAAGAGTTAA
- a CDS encoding gamma-glutamylcyclotransferase family protein (predicted protein): MDLLTELENLALEAENENESNILETGLVHSHRPTTQLKAQRCDYTTTYLVKLEGPLNSPSIIQQIAGLLERPLLKRGEGELGDASFCLIKGTTRLAILSAFSNYAPTFIRVNMADKHLSNYSISPSLGSDIDTTLPHNRAPSTNQIFLPTQNQYPVWYFFYGTLTDPETLARKICLPVLPVLQQATVKGGKMKMWGGKYKALIDGPSSSVVNGWAYEVNSEEEEEQLRYYETDQYEVVRCEIHIVDSGDIVKGLTFRFIDDRSRVRETISANPIADQIE, from the coding sequence ATGGATCTCCTCACTGAACTCGAGAACCTAGCCCTCGAGGCTGAGAACGAGAATGAGAGCAACATTCTCGAAACTGGACTGGTCCATAGCCACAGACCGACTACTCAGCTCAAGGCACAGAGGTGTGACTATACAACGACTTATCTCGTTAAGCTCGAAGGGCCATTGAACAGCCCTTCAATTATACAGCAGATTGCAGGGCTGCTGGAACGACCACTTCtaaaaagaggggaaggagaacTTGGTGATGCCAGCTTCTGTCTTATCAAGGGCACTACCAGGCTGGCAATACTCTCAGCATTTTCAAACTATGCACCTACCTTTATTCGAGTCAATATGGCAGATAAGCACCTCTCCAACTACAGCATATCACCTAGCCTCGGCTCCGATATTGATACTACCCTTCCGCATAATCGTGCTCCAAGTACGAATCAAATATTCCTTCCTACTCAGAACCAGTACCCTGTTTGGTACTTCTTTTATGGAACACTTACCGACCCCGAGACGCTTGCACGGAAAATCTGTCTCCCCGTACTACCTGTCCTTCAACAAGCCACGGTCAAAGGTGGtaagatgaagatgtgggGCGGAAAATATAAAGCTCTTATAGATGGTCCCTCCTCATCCGTTGTTAATGGGTGGGCATACGAAGTCAACtctgaagaggaggaagaacaacTCCGGTACTACGAGACTGACCAGTATGAGGTCGTGAGGTGTGAGATACATATCGTGGATAGTGGAGATATCGTTAAGGGTCTTACCTTCAGATTCATTGACGATCGATCACGGGTGCGGGAGACTATTAGTGCCAATCCTATAGCGGATCAAATTGAGTAA